Sequence from the Ooceraea biroi isolate clonal line C1 chromosome 5, Obir_v5.4, whole genome shotgun sequence genome:
CGTCCGCAATCACCGGTTCATATCCACAAAAACGGCGGTAAGTATTTCAAACGATTCGTATCATTTGTATGTTCTTTCGTTTTCTTACAATtgatatttcaataatcaaacttgttaatattaatatttattaatatttttatacaagtgtttaattaaaacaattagcTTTTTCAGGTTACTCAGTGAACattattgtttcattattGTAGGTCGAGTGCGTGTAAACGAGGCTCACGTGGTAACGCATAACGTGCCAGCGACAAATGGAGTGTTGCATGCTATCGACGGTGTATTGTAAAACGACGGTTCGTGAGCGTAAATTAAGAATTGAACTGTAGTACGGACTACAATCTACGCAGGTGAGATATTATTCATAAGACATCATtagatgtattataatttttcttgaaagGTCAGTGAACTCAATATACCAAATGGGCGTAAATTCCCTGCGTGAGCGCCATGGATCGCAAGGTGAATAAAATTTGATCACGTCGAAATGACCGTAAATGAGTGTAATCCTACTCAtcgtaaaaaaattcagtcattaacaaattaatacgTTATGCCATAAGTGACGCGAAATCcaagaaaaacgaaaagtaACGAAACCAcactttttaacttttatatacgtgtgtgtgtatacgttctaatttatataatataaatatctatatgttatatatacatatacatttggAGATTCGTGCGCTCTCGTGTGTGCACAAAAGAGCATGGAGAGATTATAATCGCTATTGTATAGAATGGTAACGTAAGTACCATGCTTAGCATTTTACTCATAGGTCGTatcgttttataaataaatgtacagaATTTAACTTCTGCGAGTGTGTATTTGCACCGTCGTTCCCCCGATTCTCCCGAACAATGCTCGGTGATAGATTAAAGTTTACCATCTTTATCTAATAAATAGTTATTAACTCGATTATATCCTATTTACAACGatgattcttttataatatattagcgATTATTGATGAGTGCCGTTCGAACGATCAGTACCACCAGGAGACTGCCTAATAATTTGTCTTATACTTTTTAATCTCTACCATTATGTGATGTATGTTCGTGAGCTGCGCGCGTGCATTCGGCGGCAGTATCTTGTGGAGACGATGATAATATTGCACTAGCTGTGTCATCGTGCGTTGCACGAGCGCCCCGCCGAGTACCAGACTGGGAAACGACTGCAGCACCTCCCGGTGTATCTCCTCCAGCGCCCGTTTCCAATTGTTCGTGAAGGACTGCACCAGAGCCAGTGCTTTCCCCTCCTGCCGTTTCAAATCGTCCATCTGGCCCTTATCGATCAGGGCCTCCGATTCCTTCACCAGCTGGATTATACCGCCGAAATGCGGACTCAGCACTTCCTCGACAAATTCGGAGGAGCGCGCGTTCAACAGTTCGCGGAAGCTCTCCGCTTCCTTCGAGTTGTCTCGTGTTCTTTCCTACAATTAAATGTAACGCTCTCGTACATACATGTTCAGATATAGTTAGAGATGCTACATATGCAAGATATACTTCTCCACAGAGAGTAAAATTATACTTTGATATTGTACTTACCATTAACACACCAAGTATCAAGTCGTAATTATTGATAAGAAACACCAACTGCTGCGTTCGATTCGGGAAGATGGATGCCATCCTCAGCAGAAAGCATTGCACGGCGTCTCGTAGTTCGGCCAGTAACTGAGTCGCACCTTCGCAGGGAAACCCTTCGACTATGCTTACTATTGCTGCACTGAATTCTGCATATCTTCTGGTAatctaaaaattttaattaaatatagatattataacatttatatgttaatttaataatcaatagCACCATATATGGTATGCTTCACATTTAGGTACTTACATAATGTGGACCAGTCTCTTTGTTGAATTTCGATTGATCGCAATCCTTTATACTCTGTATATTTAATTGGAACACGCGTTCAAAcctaagaaatatataataattttgcacatcggaataatataaaataagattattatattgtcATGTTTTCAGTATACAGGCGTGATGAAGTACCTAGGCCATATAATGGCTGTTAAGTCCTCCCAGTAGTTATCCAATGCTGGCACAGCCCTCTTGTGACATATCAACTGATATCGCATCACCAAATGCAAGCAGAGAAACAGAGCGATCGTATCGTAACAATCGTCGACGAATGACTGCAAGTTCTTTTTCATGAGAATCAATGTCTTTCCCATGACCTGCCAAAGATGAGTAACATTTTGATTTGGTACGTTGATTTATTTTACGCATAAAAAGATCGCGCGTGTCTTACCTGATTGAAGATGTCTAATGCCTGTTTATTACgaactttgaaaaattcgaCCAGGAACAGATATTCTCTGCAAGCATTATCGACCAAAGCGTACTGCTTGCTTCTGAACAAAGCCTCGTAATGATACTATAaaattgtgatattaatatatgaaaagtTGCACAAATTATAATCACTTATGtatctatattaaaatatttacccGTGTCTTAGAGGCAGTATGATTATGGACATGTGGAATGATAATGCTCGCTTCAAATTGGGTGGACAAAACCTCATCTCTTTTATCTATAGAGAAGACAGTGCCTTTGTGCTTCAATGTTGTTTTGTGAAATATACCTCTGCTCGCCGTGTCCTCCACTCCCATCAGATCGTCCTTCGATGCTCTCTCCTCAAACTTGCCGAAAAGAAATCCATATTATAACGTTGTATTTTGATTGTGTCTCACGGTATTTAGGTAATGTTAATTCTTTGAAGTATCTTTTACCtgcaatttcattaattttgaaCAATAGGACTTGAAGTATGAGTAATATACTTTGCTCATAGTGTCGACATATTCTCCACAGATCTCCTCCACCACATTTCTCTCGTTTGCCAAGATAAACTCGAAGAAGAACTTATACTTCAGCATGTTATTCTGCGGCACTTGATAATTTGCCATTGGCTTCCTGAACTTGTAGATTTGCTCCAGCAAATATTCCCTGATCTTTGCCATTGCCTTTACCTTCAGCTTCTCTAATATATCCTTTATATCCAAACAGGATTTTGCCTCTTTAAAACTCTGttcttttacaaaattaatcttaTGATTGAGGGTTTCCAACTGAACTAGAAACTCCTTTTCAGTTACAGGACAATCCATAATGCCACTGCAAagaatttaatacatatttaataattcatgcgATTTATGTGATTAATGTCTCTTCTAAAATGTTGATAGGTATTCCTTACGCAATCAGAGCTTCAGACACAGTCATGTCCTCGATGAATTGATTAAGAAGAGCATGTATTAGTTGCCTATTAGATCGTTGTTGGGTCATAGCGACAGATTTACGTTGCAGGTGAAGTA
This genomic interval carries:
- the LOC105284907 gene encoding vacuolar protein sorting-associated protein 52 homolog; this translates as MAEIDIFDNSEGQLPQDLGDDVVQEVLKTGTDLRQYSRQIEKELKEVENKSIQDYIKESQNIASLHNQIAACDNILEKMESMLMNFQSDLGSISSEILHLQRKSVAMTQQRSNRQLIHALLNQFIEDMTVSEALIAGIMDCPVTEKEFLVQLETLNHKINFVKEQSFKEAKSCLDIKDILEKLKVKAMAKIREYLLEQIYKFRKPMANYQVPQNNMLKYKFFFEFILANERNVVEEICGEYVDTMSKVYYSYFKSYCSKLMKLQFEERASKDDLMGVEDTASRGIFHKTTLKHKGTVFSIDKRDEVLSTQFEASIIIPHVHNHTASKTRYHYEALFRSKQYALVDNACREYLFLVEFFKVRNKQALDIFNQVMGKTLILMKKNLQSFVDDCYDTIALFLCLHLVMRYQLICHKRAVPALDNYWEDLTAIIWPRFERVFQLNIQSIKDCDQSKFNKETGPHYITRRYAEFSAAIVSIVEGFPCEGATQLLAELRDAVQCFLLRMASIFPNRTQQLVFLINNYDLILGVLMERTRDNSKEAESFRELLNARSSEFVEEVLSPHFGGIIQLVKESEALIDKGQMDDLKRQEGKALALVQSFTNNWKRALEEIHREVLQSFPSLVLGGALVQRTMTQLVQYYHRLHKILPPNARAQLTNIHHIMVEIKKYKTNY